In the Quercus lobata isolate SW786 chromosome 5, ValleyOak3.0 Primary Assembly, whole genome shotgun sequence genome, one interval contains:
- the LOC115990684 gene encoding putative receptor-like protein kinase At5g39000, protein MAGVSKLFRTSGKRVKPSLDLPEGLCGQFSLAEMKIATNNFNDKLLVGEGDFGRVYKGSIDDCTRIVAIKWLKFKPGQGLVFKDIRIKVVLLCQLHHPNLVPLIEYCIAEGENILVFEFIVKGNLFRRLHYTDHDDHDRLWWKQRLQIRIGVALALHYLHIAVKQTIIHGDVKPADILLDENWEFKLSDFKSSKMAIFGFVSGLFSKSPRKIGKIRIL, encoded by the coding sequence ATGGCAGGTGTTTCAAAGTTATTCAGAACGTCTGGGAAGAGAGTAAAACCATCTTTAGATCTTCCTGAGGGATTATGCGGTCAATTTTCACTGGCTGAGATGAAGATTGCTACCAATAACTTCAATGATAAATTACTAGTTGGTGAGGGGGATTTTGGCCGTGTGTATAAGGGGTCTATTGATGACTGTACCAGAATCGTTGCAATAAAGTGGTTGAAATTCAAGCCGGGACAGGGTCTCGTTTTCAAGGACATAAGGATCAAGGTGGTGTTGCTTTGCCAGCTACACCACCCTAACCTCGTCCCTCTCATTGAATATTGTATTGCTGAAGGCGAGAATATCCTAGTCTTCGAGTTCATAGTCAAAGGAAACCTCTTTAGAAGACTCCACTATACAGACCACGATGACCATGATCGCCTCTGGTGGAAACAAAGACTCCAGATTCGCATTGGAGTGGCGCTTGCACTGCACTACCTTCACATTGCTGTCAAGCAAACTATTATCCACGGTGATGTGAAGCCGGCCGACATTCTGTTGGATGAGAATTGGGAGTTCAAGTTGTCAGATTTCAAGTCGTCCAAGATGGCTATCTTCGGGTTTGTTAGTGGTTTATTTTCGAAATCACCAAGGAAAATTGGGAAAATCAGGATATTATGA